A portion of the Algisphaera agarilytica genome contains these proteins:
- the alr gene encoding alanine racemase encodes MSTLNQEQSTEPMSRVEIDTAALERNVATVRRLVGPDTTVCGVVKKNAYGLGAVTIAHKLTKAGCEMLAVFSPEEAEQLNSGAVTTPMLLFYPLRHLARTDGLYRPAVAERLHLTIHDPEQLEALDQLGRTFGIKLPVHLYVDTGMSRSGLSPELFAEILESQKSRHYTRIAGVMSHLATASGDPKRAQKQLDTFDKLLKQHEADIPEDALVHLANSYGVLRSPTYHRTLVRPGLGLYGYGEHDLVGEPSIEPGLRWSPTVRWVSRVVQLGTYPRHAKVGYGATYTLKRKSILGLVPVGYGDGYPLALSSTKDRCAKVRVRHGGVWHECDVLGRVNMDQLTIDLTDLAKSLDDEADEQTLRGAEVEVYSNDPEAANALHKLAEMANSQCYELLCRLGAHLPRVYV; translated from the coding sequence GTGAGTACGTTGAATCAGGAACAATCCACCGAGCCGATGAGCCGGGTCGAGATCGACACCGCGGCTTTGGAACGCAACGTCGCCACCGTGCGTCGGCTGGTCGGGCCGGACACCACGGTGTGCGGCGTGGTGAAGAAGAACGCGTATGGCCTGGGCGCGGTCACGATCGCCCACAAACTGACCAAAGCCGGCTGCGAGATGCTCGCGGTCTTCAGCCCCGAGGAGGCCGAGCAGCTCAACAGTGGGGCGGTGACCACGCCGATGCTGCTGTTCTACCCGCTGCGCCACCTCGCCCGGACGGACGGCCTGTATCGCCCCGCGGTCGCCGAGCGACTGCACCTGACCATCCACGACCCCGAGCAATTGGAAGCGCTCGATCAGCTCGGCCGAACGTTCGGCATCAAGCTGCCGGTCCACCTCTACGTCGACACCGGCATGTCCCGCTCGGGCCTGTCCCCCGAGCTCTTCGCCGAGATCCTGGAATCGCAGAAGTCGCGTCACTACACCCGCATCGCCGGGGTCATGTCGCACCTCGCCACCGCCAGCGGCGACCCAAAGCGGGCGCAGAAACAGCTCGACACGTTCGACAAGCTGCTCAAGCAACACGAGGCCGACATCCCCGAGGATGCGCTCGTCCACCTGGCGAACTCCTACGGCGTCCTCCGCTCGCCGACCTACCACCGCACGCTCGTCCGTCCGGGCCTGGGCCTCTACGGATACGGCGAGCATGACCTGGTCGGCGAGCCGTCGATTGAGCCGGGCCTGCGCTGGTCGCCGACGGTGCGCTGGGTCAGCCGGGTGGTGCAGCTCGGCACGTACCCCCGCCACGCCAAGGTCGGTTACGGCGCGACGTACACCCTCAAACGCAAGAGCATCCTGGGCTTGGTCCCGGTGGGCTACGGCGACGGCTACCCGCTCGCGCTGTCATCGACCAAAGACCGCTGCGCCAAGGTGCGCGTGCGTCACGGTGGTGTTTGGCACGAGTGTGACGTGCTCGGCCGAGTCAACATGGACCAGCTCACCATCGACCTGACCGACCTGGCCAAGTCGCTCGACGACGAGGCCGACGAGCAAACGCTGCGGGGTGCCGAGGTCGAGGTCTACAGCAACGACCCCGAAGCGGCCAACGCGCTGCACAAGCTTGCGGAGATGGCGAATTCGCAATGCTATGAATTGTTGTGCAGGCTCGGGGCGCACCTGCCGCGGGTTTATGTTTAA
- a CDS encoding sulfatase family protein, producing MPKFFLSFACIASLVMSLTACQAPESAPEPVAEPEPQAEAEKRQPNIIFIITDDQRYDDLGFIGGAALTPHLNALAEGGMYLSQTYVTSSVCTPSRYTCLTGQYASRSQSPAFLNEITPEGITYVMWNQGFEPDQPTVPSVLQDTGYATGFVGKWHVGLDGKRPPFPEGADPTDPSDPGLIQKLKGDQEVFSTYLKTLGFDFAKNIYIGNPDDDQNLKKAGLNVHNQEWLTQAGIEFIEENKDQPFYLYFSTTLTHVPEPTDSLLLDPRMSPVGMLEEPITGVQPSREDVIKRVKEAGIPKELWGTTWLDDGVGAIVAKVEELGLAEDTLIIYFPDHGMANWSKGTLYHGGMVAPTVAYWPGTIEAGTKLDHMTANTDFASTFFDLAGATPPENMELDGASIVDLLKGSDTPVRDSVYGEVGLTRSVTTSDGWKYLAFRVPPSKQRTLAERMPEQLEAIEKLKKNHPWAKDNPSWTFIDPEARYAHLGQAAGGSFFERIILHQKDLPFMPNYHDPDQLYNLNDDPNETTNLADDPAHAAKLAEMKVLMQNYLNDVPGTFAELKPEE from the coding sequence ATGCCCAAGTTCTTTTTGTCGTTCGCGTGCATCGCCTCGCTGGTGATGTCGCTCACCGCTTGCCAAGCCCCTGAAAGCGCACCCGAGCCTGTGGCCGAGCCCGAGCCCCAGGCCGAGGCCGAGAAGCGTCAGCCCAACATCATCTTCATCATCACCGATGACCAGCGTTACGACGACCTGGGCTTCATCGGCGGCGCGGCGCTGACGCCCCACCTCAACGCGCTCGCCGAGGGCGGGATGTACCTGTCGCAGACCTACGTCACGTCGAGCGTGTGTACCCCCAGCCGATACACCTGCCTCACCGGGCAGTACGCCAGCCGCAGCCAGTCGCCGGCCTTCCTCAACGAGATCACCCCCGAAGGCATCACCTACGTGATGTGGAACCAGGGCTTCGAGCCCGACCAACCGACCGTGCCGAGCGTGCTGCAAGACACGGGCTACGCCACGGGGTTCGTCGGCAAGTGGCACGTGGGCCTGGATGGCAAGCGCCCCCCCTTCCCCGAAGGCGCCGACCCGACCGACCCGTCCGACCCCGGCCTGATCCAGAAGCTCAAGGGCGACCAAGAGGTCTTCAGCACGTACCTCAAAACACTTGGCTTCGACTTCGCCAAGAACATCTACATCGGCAACCCCGACGACGACCAGAACCTCAAGAAGGCCGGCCTCAACGTCCACAACCAGGAATGGCTGACGCAGGCGGGCATCGAGTTCATCGAAGAAAACAAGGACCAGCCGTTCTACCTGTACTTCTCGACCACGCTGACCCACGTGCCCGAGCCGACCGACAGCCTGCTGCTCGACCCGCGGATGTCGCCCGTGGGCATGCTCGAAGAGCCGATCACCGGCGTGCAGCCCTCGCGTGAAGACGTGATCAAACGCGTCAAAGAAGCGGGCATCCCCAAGGAACTCTGGGGCACGACCTGGCTCGACGACGGCGTCGGCGCCATCGTCGCCAAGGTCGAAGAGCTCGGCCTGGCTGAAGACACCCTCATCATCTACTTCCCCGACCACGGCATGGCCAACTGGTCCAAGGGCACGCTCTACCACGGCGGCATGGTCGCTCCGACCGTCGCCTACTGGCCCGGCACCATCGAAGCCGGCACCAAGCTCGACCATATGACCGCGAACACCGACTTCGCGTCCACGTTCTTCGACCTGGCCGGCGCCACCCCGCCCGAGAACATGGAGCTCGACGGCGCATCCATCGTCGACCTGCTCAAGGGCAGCGACACTCCGGTCCGCGACTCGGTCTACGGCGAAGTCGGCCTGACCCGCTCGGTCACCACGTCCGACGGCTGGAAGTACCTCGCCTTCCGCGTGCCCCCCAGCAAGCAACGCACCCTCGCAGAGCGCATGCCCGAACAACTCGAAGCCATTGAGAAGCTCAAGAAGAACCACCCCTGGGCCAAGGACAACCCCAGCTGGACCTTCATCGACCCCGAGGCCCGCTACGCCCACCTGGGCCAAGCCGCCGGCGGCTCGTTCTTTGAGCGGATCATCCTCCACCAGAAGGACCTGCCGTTCATGCCCAACTACCACGACCCCGACCAGCTCTACAACCTCAACGACGACCCGAACGAGACCACCAACCTCGCCGACGACCCGGCCCACGCCGCGAAGCTCGCCGAGATGAAGGTGCTGATGCAGAACTACCTCAACGACGTGCCCGGCACGTTCGCGGAGCTGAAGCCGGAAGAGTAA
- a CDS encoding alpha/beta hydrolase: MSDSEPFDFDEGPSRLSVALGRLTLSAGRYPGRQYLGAVHRRVSRERGGRRFRVYRPNGVTIDAWFSPRDAEAKPRLPIVVSHGLMETKERHFKTAWKMNARGHDVLLFDHRVHGRSTGRRLTFGVEEKHDITAVIDSAAGRGLIKPRGGIDDGLKVITMGFSLGGGTVLQHAAIDERVAGVVGLAPFADFRGAIESFRRKLTPWLDRKWIEDGFDVASAEAGFKLDEASAIEALKQIEIPVLLAEGGKDPYLPGRDHVHKLAAAAERDNVTIVRIDDATHNTLVHKHWPKLDRAVARFCREVSA, translated from the coding sequence ATGTCCGATTCCGAACCGTTTGATTTTGACGAGGGGCCTTCGCGGCTGTCGGTGGCCTTGGGGCGGCTGACGCTGAGTGCGGGGCGTTACCCGGGGCGGCAGTATCTGGGTGCGGTGCACCGCCGGGTGTCGCGGGAGCGCGGCGGGCGGCGGTTCCGGGTGTATCGACCCAACGGGGTGACGATCGATGCGTGGTTCTCGCCACGAGACGCCGAGGCGAAACCGCGTCTGCCCATCGTGGTCTCGCACGGGTTGATGGAGACCAAGGAGCGGCACTTCAAGACGGCGTGGAAAATGAACGCGCGCGGGCACGACGTGTTGCTGTTCGACCACCGCGTGCACGGCCGATCAACCGGGCGGCGGCTGACGTTCGGCGTCGAAGAAAAACACGACATCACGGCGGTGATCGACTCGGCGGCGGGCCGAGGGTTGATCAAGCCACGCGGAGGCATCGACGACGGCCTGAAGGTCATCACGATGGGCTTCAGCCTCGGCGGGGGCACGGTGCTGCAGCACGCGGCGATCGACGAGCGCGTGGCGGGTGTGGTGGGGCTAGCCCCCTTCGCCGACTTCCGCGGGGCGATCGAGAGTTTCCGGCGGAAGCTCACGCCCTGGCTCGACCGCAAGTGGATTGAGGATGGGTTCGATGTCGCGTCCGCCGAGGCGGGCTTCAAGCTCGACGAGGCGTCGGCGATCGAGGCGCTCAAGCAGATCGAGATCCCCGTGCTCCTGGCCGAGGGCGGCAAGGACCCGTACCTGCCGGGGAGAGATCACGTCCACAAGCTCGCCGCGGCGGCGGAACGGGACAACGTCACGATCGTGCGGATCGACGACGCGACGCATAACACGTTGGTGCACAAGCACTGGCCGAAGCTCGACCGGGCGGTCGCGCGGTTCTGCCGAGAGGTCTCGGCATAA
- a CDS encoding aminoglycoside phosphotransferase family protein, which produces MGQGDESEAQSEAASVPFGAALEQPLIDACGGRLSKINWFRTAWQRGGALTGFATFSDDRGAEHDVVVKLPVPPRERRWLVRLQPTPTNDMGRGDESFGFARPVSAVGGVVPRVLAHGESIGGYDFAWVVMERLPFGPLDEKWEGREFDLIVNAAGRFYQASQDTPIDPSWGPRKRDWPTMLAEGRKRVQARGCAEPQRWKAALKRAHKKLDKWVELWDGRAGDGWCHGDLHLGNALTRVSHDDEADRESPNLKAAALIDLAEVRVGHWVEDAVYLEHLFWSTPHRLHGRKLVSMIARERKTHGLSAGEDWPELARVKRALLAMATATRFHEVSRGHATAALEVLEREV; this is translated from the coding sequence ATGGGGCAGGGTGACGAATCCGAGGCCCAGAGCGAGGCGGCGAGCGTGCCCTTTGGTGCGGCGCTCGAGCAGCCGCTGATCGATGCCTGTGGCGGGCGACTTTCCAAGATCAATTGGTTCCGGACGGCTTGGCAGCGCGGCGGCGCGTTGACCGGGTTTGCGACGTTTTCCGACGACCGGGGGGCCGAGCACGACGTGGTGGTCAAGCTGCCGGTGCCGCCGCGCGAACGGCGGTGGCTGGTCCGGCTGCAGCCGACGCCGACGAACGACATGGGGCGCGGGGACGAATCGTTTGGGTTTGCCCGGCCGGTGTCGGCGGTGGGCGGGGTGGTGCCGCGTGTGCTGGCGCACGGCGAATCGATCGGCGGGTACGACTTCGCCTGGGTGGTGATGGAGCGGTTGCCGTTCGGGCCGTTGGACGAGAAGTGGGAGGGCCGGGAGTTCGACCTGATCGTGAACGCGGCGGGCCGGTTTTACCAGGCCTCGCAAGACACGCCGATCGACCCGAGTTGGGGGCCGCGGAAACGGGATTGGCCGACGATGTTGGCCGAGGGGCGCAAGCGGGTGCAGGCCCGCGGGTGTGCCGAGCCGCAGCGTTGGAAGGCGGCGTTGAAGCGGGCGCACAAGAAGCTGGACAAGTGGGTCGAGCTGTGGGACGGCCGGGCGGGCGACGGGTGGTGCCACGGGGACCTGCACCTGGGCAATGCGCTGACGCGGGTGTCGCACGACGACGAGGCGGACCGCGAGTCGCCGAATCTCAAAGCGGCGGCGTTGATCGATCTCGCCGAGGTGCGGGTCGGGCACTGGGTGGAGGACGCGGTTTACCTGGAGCATCTGTTTTGGTCGACGCCGCACCGGCTGCACGGCCGGAAGCTGGTGTCGATGATCGCCCGGGAACGCAAGACACACGGCTTGTCGGCGGGCGAGGACTGGCCGGAGCTGGCGCGGGTGAAGCGGGCGTTGCTGGCGATGGCCACGGCGACGCGGTTTCACGAGGTCAGCCGGGGGCACGCGACGGCGGCGCTGGAGGTGCTGGAGCGGGAGGTTTGA
- a CDS encoding aminopeptidase, producing the protein MRDPRITALAKVLVHYSTGVKPGQLVRIAGDPVAMPLVEAVYEQVLKAGGHPLVRLSPGSCTDLFYEHANEEQLQYVNPLLLEEVKTIDAAIGFWADTNTKSLSRVDPKKQGLSSAARKPMTKIFFERAAAGDLKWAGTQYPTLASAQDAEMSIAQYEDFVFNAGHLLADDPVSVWQEISKRQQKVVDFLTGKKYLHFQTAAGTDLHVDVEGMTWINCDGHENFPDGEVFTGPNLSADNNSPAPGGVQGVVKYSFPAVHHGREVHDIELTFEKGRVVDAKASKGLDFLLAMLDQDPGARNMGEIAIGTNYQITEYSKNTLFDEKIGGTFHAAVGAGYPETGNANESGLHWDMVCDLREPGGGGTITVDGEVLSKNGKFVFDGWPGND; encoded by the coding sequence ATGCGCGATCCACGAATTACCGCTCTGGCAAAGGTCCTCGTCCACTACAGCACCGGCGTGAAGCCCGGCCAGCTCGTCCGCATCGCCGGCGACCCCGTCGCGATGCCCCTGGTCGAGGCGGTCTACGAGCAAGTGCTCAAGGCGGGAGGGCACCCGCTGGTCCGTCTCAGCCCCGGCTCGTGCACCGACCTGTTCTACGAACACGCCAACGAGGAGCAGCTGCAGTACGTCAACCCGCTGCTGCTCGAAGAAGTCAAAACCATCGACGCGGCCATCGGCTTCTGGGCCGACACCAACACCAAATCGCTCTCGCGCGTCGACCCGAAGAAGCAGGGCCTGTCCTCCGCGGCCCGCAAGCCGATGACCAAGATCTTTTTCGAACGCGCCGCCGCGGGCGACCTCAAGTGGGCCGGCACGCAGTACCCCACACTCGCCAGCGCCCAGGACGCGGAGATGTCGATCGCGCAGTATGAAGACTTCGTCTTCAACGCCGGGCACCTCTTGGCGGACGACCCCGTCTCGGTCTGGCAAGAAATCAGTAAACGCCAGCAGAAGGTCGTCGACTTCCTCACCGGCAAGAAGTACCTGCACTTCCAGACCGCCGCGGGCACCGACCTGCACGTTGACGTCGAGGGCATGACCTGGATCAACTGCGACGGCCACGAAAACTTCCCCGACGGCGAAGTCTTCACCGGGCCGAACCTGTCCGCCGACAACAACTCGCCCGCGCCCGGCGGCGTGCAGGGCGTCGTGAAATACTCCTTCCCCGCCGTGCACCACGGCCGCGAAGTCCACGACATCGAACTCACCTTCGAGAAGGGCCGGGTCGTCGATGCGAAGGCCTCCAAGGGCCTCGACTTCCTCCTGGCGATGCTCGACCAGGACCCGGGCGCCCGCAACATGGGCGAGATCGCCATCGGCACCAACTACCAGATCACCGAGTACAGCAAGAACACCCTCTTCGACGAGAAGATCGGCGGCACCTTCCACGCCGCCGTCGGCGCCGGCTACCCCGAGACCGGCAACGCCAACGAGTCCGGCCTGCACTGGGACATGGTCTGTGACCTCCGCGAACCCGGCGGCGGCGGCACCATCACCGTCGACGGCGAAGTGCTGTCTAAGAACGGCAAATTCGTCTTCGACGGCTGGCCGGGGAACGACTGA
- a CDS encoding helix-turn-helix domain-containing protein, which produces MLGKTLQRVIDQKLTSAKELGELAGVSTSTVYRWIAGQSQPDFDSIRLLVRHLPDNRAQEEILQAFTSGTDWLCTRLDLELDVNDDGRIDADDALDATIECVKGASQSLASIRARSHEPMTSDETLETVALLNHVMKHCAITQRVLVEMSEQRRKRKLKLVK; this is translated from the coding sequence ATGCTAGGCAAGACATTGCAACGGGTGATCGACCAAAAACTGACCTCCGCCAAAGAACTCGGCGAGCTGGCGGGCGTATCAACGTCCACGGTGTACCGCTGGATCGCGGGTCAGTCCCAGCCGGACTTCGATTCGATCCGGCTGCTGGTGCGTCACCTCCCGGACAACCGGGCACAGGAAGAAATCCTTCAGGCTTTTACGAGCGGCACGGATTGGCTTTGCACACGTTTGGATTTGGAGCTGGACGTGAACGACGACGGACGGATCGACGCAGACGACGCCCTGGACGCCACCATCGAGTGCGTCAAGGGGGCCAGCCAATCCCTCGCCTCCATCCGGGCCCGCTCGCACGAGCCGATGACCTCCGACGAAACGCTCGAGACGGTCGCGCTCCTGAATCACGTCATGAAGCACTGCGCGATCACGCAGCGTGTCCTGGTCGAGATGTCCGAGCAACGCCGCAAGCGCAAGCTCAAACTCGTCAAGTGA
- a CDS encoding bifunctional acetate--CoA ligase family protein/GNAT family N-acetyltransferase, with protein MSVRNLDRVFNPKRVAIVGASDNTSSVGYAVLNNMIGGGFQGVVYPVNPKREAVQGIAAYKSLEALPNVPDLVVICTPAFTVPGIVKSAVELGVKGICVISAGFREAGEEGIKLEQEVLAEIAKGDGVRMIGPNCLGVIVPGIGLNASFTVGTPKPGNIAFITQSGALGTSVLDWAIRKGIGFSQFVSVGNMAEADFADLIDYFGQDSGTDAILVYIESIANARAFVSAARAFTKTKPIIAYKAGRFAESAAAAASHTGALMGADDVHDAAFRRAGIERVYEIDDMFDCAELLGRRKVPRGGRLAIVTNAGGPGVMATDALIARGGTLAKLSSETMEELNAALPAYWSHNNPIDVLGDAPPERYAVATSIVADDPNVDAVLVILTPQAMTDATAAAEAVADVVHNSNKLVLTAWAGGASVIEGRELLSQRGIPAYPTPERAIQGLMHLVNYQRNIAALYETPRDVPVELELKTEEIKPKRTELLSTPNTTLSEVDGKALLKSYGIPVAETLIATTEDQAVTHAEAIGYPVVMKILSPDITHKTDVGGVRLNLANEDDVRYAWQRMMQRAAEVKPDAQLDGATVQPMIDTRDSVEMILGAIKDPVFGSVILLGFGGVTAEVWQDRVLGLPPLTEKLADNMINSLKSKPLLEGYRGAPKADKNALIEAMIRFSYLIADSPNIAELDINPLLVGPTGTIALDARVMTDDAPVTPDARLSHLAIHPYQAKLEESFTLADGSTVVVRPIRPADEPAWHDMVASCSPDTLQARFFQSIGKTTHAMATRYCYIDYDREMALVAMLPADSPDGEEKMIGVGRLICEPDGRSAEYAVLVADGYQGQGLGLTLTERCLDVARAMDVQRVYGTTSVNNPRMVATFKDHGFEIAPDPEDDSLVTAELALT; from the coding sequence ATGTCGGTCCGAAACCTTGATCGTGTGTTCAATCCCAAGCGTGTCGCCATCGTCGGGGCGAGCGACAACACCTCCAGCGTCGGCTACGCGGTGCTCAACAACATGATCGGCGGCGGGTTTCAGGGCGTCGTCTACCCGGTCAACCCCAAACGCGAAGCGGTGCAGGGCATCGCGGCGTACAAGAGTCTGGAAGCGCTGCCGAACGTGCCGGACCTGGTGGTGATCTGCACGCCGGCCTTCACCGTGCCGGGCATCGTGAAGTCGGCGGTCGAGCTGGGAGTCAAAGGCATCTGCGTGATCAGCGCCGGCTTCCGCGAGGCGGGTGAAGAAGGGATCAAGCTCGAACAAGAAGTCCTGGCGGAGATCGCCAAGGGCGACGGCGTCCGCATGATCGGGCCAAACTGTCTGGGCGTGATCGTGCCGGGCATCGGGCTCAACGCCAGCTTCACCGTCGGCACGCCCAAGCCGGGCAACATCGCGTTCATCACGCAGTCGGGTGCGCTCGGCACCAGTGTGCTCGACTGGGCGATCCGCAAAGGCATCGGGTTTTCGCAGTTCGTGTCGGTGGGCAACATGGCCGAGGCCGACTTCGCCGACCTGATCGACTACTTCGGGCAGGACTCGGGCACGGACGCGATCCTCGTGTACATCGAATCGATCGCCAACGCCCGGGCGTTTGTCTCGGCGGCGCGGGCGTTCACCAAGACCAAGCCGATCATCGCGTACAAGGCCGGCCGTTTTGCCGAGTCGGCCGCGGCGGCCGCGTCGCACACCGGTGCGCTGATGGGGGCCGACGATGTACACGACGCGGCGTTCCGCCGGGCGGGCATCGAACGGGTGTACGAGATCGACGACATGTTCGACTGTGCCGAGCTGCTGGGCCGACGCAAGGTCCCACGCGGCGGCCGGTTGGCGATCGTCACCAACGCCGGCGGCCCGGGCGTCATGGCGACCGACGCCCTCATCGCCCGCGGCGGCACGCTCGCCAAGCTCTCGTCCGAAACCATGGAAGAGCTCAACGCGGCGTTGCCGGCCTATTGGTCGCACAACAACCCGATCGACGTGTTGGGCGATGCCCCGCCCGAGCGCTACGCCGTGGCGACCAGCATCGTGGCCGACGACCCGAACGTGGATGCGGTGCTGGTGATCCTCACCCCGCAGGCGATGACCGACGCCACCGCCGCCGCCGAGGCCGTTGCCGATGTGGTGCACAACTCCAACAAGCTCGTGCTCACCGCCTGGGCCGGCGGGGCCAGCGTGATCGAGGGCCGCGAACTGCTCAGCCAACGCGGCATCCCCGCGTACCCGACCCCCGAGCGTGCGATCCAGGGGCTGATGCACCTGGTCAACTACCAACGCAACATCGCGGCCCTCTACGAAACCCCGCGCGACGTGCCGGTGGAGCTCGAGCTCAAAACCGAAGAGATCAAGCCCAAGCGCACCGAGCTGTTGTCCACCCCCAACACGACCCTCAGCGAGGTGGACGGCAAAGCCCTACTCAAGTCCTACGGCATCCCCGTCGCCGAGACGCTCATCGCCACCACCGAAGACCAGGCCGTCACCCACGCCGAGGCCATCGGCTACCCCGTCGTGATGAAGATCCTCTCGCCCGACATCACCCACAAGACCGACGTCGGCGGCGTGCGATTGAACCTGGCCAACGAGGACGACGTCCGCTACGCCTGGCAACGCATGATGCAGCGTGCCGCCGAGGTGAAACCCGACGCTCAGCTCGACGGCGCGACCGTGCAGCCGATGATCGACACCCGCGACAGCGTCGAGATGATCCTCGGGGCGATCAAGGACCCGGTGTTCGGCAGCGTCATCCTTCTGGGCTTCGGCGGCGTGACCGCGGAGGTCTGGCAGGACCGCGTGCTCGGCCTTCCGCCGCTGACCGAGAAGCTGGCCGACAACATGATCAACAGCCTCAAGAGCAAGCCGCTGCTCGAGGGCTACCGCGGCGCACCCAAGGCCGACAAGAACGCGTTGATCGAAGCGATGATCCGGTTCTCGTATCTCATCGCCGACAGCCCGAACATCGCCGAGCTCGACATCAACCCGCTGCTGGTGGGGCCGACCGGCACGATCGCCCTCGACGCCCGCGTCATGACCGACGACGCCCCGGTCACCCCCGACGCCCGGCTCAGCCATTTGGCGATCCACCCTTATCAGGCCAAGCTCGAAGAAAGCTTCACGCTGGCCGATGGCAGCACGGTGGTGGTGCGGCCGATCCGCCCCGCCGACGAACCGGCGTGGCACGACATGGTCGCGTCCTGCTCCCCCGACACGCTGCAGGCCCGCTTCTTCCAGAGCATCGGCAAGACGACGCACGCCATGGCTACGCGTTACTGCTACATCGACTACGACCGCGAGATGGCCCTGGTCGCCATGCTCCCGGCCGACTCGCCCGATGGCGAAGAGAAGATGATCGGTGTGGGCCGACTGATCTGCGAACCCGACGGCCGTTCCGCCGAGTACGCGGTGCTCGTCGCCGACGGCTACCAGGGGCAGGGCCTGGGACTCACCCTGACCGAGCGCTGCCTCGATGTCGCCCGGGCCATGGATGTCCAGCGCGTCTACGGCACCACGTCAGTCAACAACCCCCGCATGGTCGCGACGTTTAAGGACCACGGCTTCGAGATCGCCCCCGACCCGGAAGACGACTCGCTGGTCACCGCCGAGCTGGCGTTGACGTAA
- a CDS encoding radical SAM protein: MLRPSTSSDSKRLADELNLEAVVAGDARLSPEDALRLYHEAPLHDLGRWASAICDRIHGSGPDAKRTYVIDRNINYTNVCSASCTFCAFFRKEGDDDAYVLTKEQLHDKVRELVKIGGTQVLLQGGMHPNLGVDFYVELLQGLKNEFPGVHIHGFSPPEFVEFVAVYDLDGFPKTDPKKSHELPREVWLAKLEAIMRLLMDAGLDSLPGGGGEIFVPHVRRKIGLGKASAEQWLDVMETAHKLGMYTSGTMMFGHIEGAADRIMHMNSIRTRQDRAIEQGYPGKYISFISWPFQRENTPLGHLPDFDLASEEPFPGDVLAEAVMRGEVDPSDKAACGVAAPRAGKVVRLAGASEYLRTQAISRIFFDNIHSIGSSWVTMGPRIGELGLYYGANDMGSVMMEENVVSAAGTTYCLSEEVLCHLIRDAGFTPAQRDNRYDFLAVHDGPDAPDRKVEDWSTQRAKALHIENQPAEVAPGDEGKNATIPLTVDGK; the protein is encoded by the coding sequence ATGTTGCGACCCTCTACCTCATCCGATTCCAAACGCCTAGCCGACGAACTGAACCTCGAAGCCGTCGTCGCCGGGGACGCCCGACTCTCGCCCGAAGACGCCCTGCGCCTGTATCACGAGGCCCCGCTCCACGACCTGGGCCGGTGGGCCTCGGCCATCTGCGACCGCATCCACGGCAGCGGCCCGGACGCCAAACGCACCTACGTCATCGACCGCAACATCAACTACACCAACGTCTGCTCGGCGTCGTGCACCTTCTGCGCCTTCTTCCGCAAAGAGGGCGACGACGATGCGTACGTCCTCACCAAAGAACAGCTTCACGACAAAGTCCGCGAGCTCGTGAAGATCGGCGGCACCCAGGTCCTCCTGCAAGGCGGCATGCACCCGAACCTCGGCGTCGACTTCTACGTCGAGTTGCTTCAGGGATTGAAAAACGAATTCCCGGGCGTTCACATCCACGGCTTCAGCCCGCCGGAGTTTGTCGAGTTTGTTGCCGTTTACGACCTCGACGGCTTCCCGAAGACCGACCCGAAGAAATCCCACGAGCTGCCGCGCGAGGTTTGGCTGGCCAAGCTCGAAGCGATCATGCGTCTGCTCATGGACGCCGGGCTGGACTCGTTGCCCGGCGGGGGCGGAGAGATCTTCGTGCCGCATGTCCGCCGGAAGATCGGCCTGGGCAAGGCCTCGGCTGAGCAATGGCTCGACGTCATGGAGACTGCGCACAAGCTCGGCATGTACACCTCCGGCACGATGATGTTCGGCCATATCGAAGGCGCCGCCGACCGCATCATGCACATGAATTCGATCCGCACCCGCCAGGACCGGGCGATCGAGCAAGGCTACCCCGGCAAGTACATCAGCTTCATCAGCTGGCCCTTCCAACGCGAAAACACCCCGCTGGGCCACCTCCCCGACTTCGACCTCGCCAGCGAAGAGCCCTTCCCCGGCGACGTCCTCGCCGAGGCCGTGATGCGCGGCGAAGTCGATCCCTCCGACAAAGCCGCTTGCGGCGTAGCCGCCCCCCGTGCCGGCAAAGTCGTCCGCCTCGCCGGGGCCAGCGAGTACCTGCGTACCCAGGCGATCAGCCGCATCTTCTTCGACAACATCCACAGCATCGGCAGCTCCTGGGTCACCATGGGTCCCCGCATCGGCGAGCTGGGCCTCTACTACGGGGCCAACGACATGGGCAGCGTGATGATGGAAGAGAACGTCGTAAGTGCGGCCGGCACGACCTACTGCCTCAGCGAAGAAGTCCTCTGCCACCTCATCCGCGACGCCGGCTTCACCCCCGCCCAGCGCGACAACCGCTACGATTTTTTAGCCGTCCACGACGGCCCCGACGCCCCCGACCGCAAGGTCGAGGATTGGTCCACCCAACGCGCCAAAGCCCTTCACATCGAAAACCAACCCGCCGAGGTTGCCCCCGGTGACGAAGGCAAAAACGCCACCATTCCGCTGACCGTGGACGGGAAATAA